The following are from one region of the Equus przewalskii isolate Varuska chromosome 21, EquPr2, whole genome shotgun sequence genome:
- the HRH3 gene encoding histamine H3 receptor isoform X1, which yields MERSPPDGPLNASGALAGEAAGGARGFSAAWTAVLAALMALLIVATVLGNALVMLAFVADSSLRTQNNFFLLNLAISDFLVGAFCIPLYVPYVLTGRWPFGRGLCKLWLVVDYLLCTSSVFNIVLISYDRFLSVTRAVSYRAQQGDTRRAVQKMVLVWVLAFLLYGPAILSWEYLSGGSSIPEGHCYAEFFYNWYFLITASTLEFFTPFLSVTFFNLSIYLNIQRRTRVRLDGAREAAGPEPPPEAQPSPPPAVPGCWGCWQKGRGEALPLHRYGVGVGEAAPGAEAGEMALGGGSGGGAAASPTSSSGSSSRGTERPRSLKRGSKPSASSASLEKRMKMVSQSITQRFRLSRDKKVAKSLAVIVSIFGLCWAPYTLLMIIRAACHGHCIPDYWYETSFWLLWANSAVNPVLYPLCHYSFRRAFTKLLCPQKLKIQPHSSLEHCWKKKTTHP from the exons ATGGAGCGCTCGCCGCCCGACGGGCCGCTGAACGCGTCGGGGGCGCTGGCGGGAgaggcggcgggcggggcgcgcgGCTTCTCCGCCGCCTGGACCGCGGTGCTGGCCGCGctcatggcgctgctcatcgtgGCCACGGTGCTGGGCAACGCGCTGGTCATGCTCGCCTTCGTGGCTGACTCGAGCCTCCGCACCCAGAACAACTTCTTTCTGCTCAACCTCGCCATCTCCGACTTTCTCGTGG GAGCCTTCTGCATCCCGCTCTACGTGCCCTATGTGCTGACAGGCCGCTGGCCCTTTGGCCGGGGCCTCTGCAAGCTGTGGCTGGTAGTGGACTACCTGCTCTGCACCTCCTCCGTCTTCAACATCGTGCTGATCAGCTATGATCGCTTCCTGTCAGTCACTCGTGCC GTCTCCTATCGGGCCCAGCAGGGCGACACGCGGCGGGCGGTGCAGAAAATGGTGCTGGTGTGGGTGCTGGCCTTCCTGCTGTACGGGCCGGCCATCCTGAGCTGGGAGTATCTGTCCGGTGGCAGCTCCATCCCCGAGGGCCACTGCTATGCCGAGTTCTTCTACAACTGGTACTTCCTCATCACGGCCTCCACCCTCGAGTTCTTCACACCCTTCCTCAGCGTCACCTTCTTTAACCTCAGCATCTACCTGAACATCCAGAGGCGTACCCGCGTCCGGCTGGACGGGGCCCGCGAGGCAGCCGGCCCGGAGCCCCCTCCCGaggcccagccctccccaccgCCGGCGGTgccaggctgctggggctgctggcaGAAGGGGCGTGGGGAGGCCCTGCCGCTGCACAGGTACGGGGTGGGGGTTGGCGAGGCGGCCCCTGGCGCCGAGGCTGGGGAGATGGCCCTCGGGGGTGGCAGCGGTGGGGGTGCCGCGGCCTCGCCCACCTCCAGCTCGGGCAGCTCCTCGCGAGGCACCGAGCGGCCACGCTCGCTCAAGAGGGGCTCCAAGCCCTCGGCGTCCTCAGCGTCGCTGGAGAAGCGCATGAAGATGGTGTCCCAGAGCATCACCCAGCGCTTCCGGCTGTCGAGGGACAAGAAGGTGGCCAAGTCACTGGCCGTCATTGTGAGCATCTTCGGGCTCTGCTGGGCCCCGTACACACTCCTCATGATCATCCGGGCCGCCTGCCATGGCCACTGCATCCCTGACTACTGGTACGAGACGTCCTTCTGGCTGCTATGGGCCAACTCGGCCGTCAACCCTGTCCTCTACCCGCTGTGCCACTACAGCTTCCGCCGAGCTTTCACCAAGCTGCTCTGCCCCCAGAAGCTCAAGATCCAGCCCCACAGCTCTCTGGAGCACTGCTGGAA GAAGAAGACAACACATCCGTGA
- the HRH3 gene encoding histamine H3 receptor isoform X3 — translation MERSPPDGPLNASGALAGEAAGGARGFSAAWTAVLAALMALLIVATVLGNALVMLAFVADSSLRTQNNFFLLNLAISDFLVGAFCIPLYVPYVLTGRWPFGRGLCKLWLVVDYLLCTSSVFNIVLISYDRFLSVTRAVSYRAQQGDTRRAVQKMVLVWVLAFLLYGPAILSWEYLSGGSSIPEGHCYAEFFYNWYFLITASTLEFFTPFLSVTFFNLSIYLNIQRRTRVRLDGAREAAGPEPPPEAQPSPPPAVPGCWGCWQKGRGEALPLHRYGVGVGEAAPGAEAGEMALGGGSGGGAAASPTSSSGSSSRGTERPRSLKRGSKPSASSASLEKRMKMVSQSITQRFRLSRDKKVAKSLAVIVSIFGLCWAPYTLLMIIRAACHGHCIPDYWKKTTHP, via the exons ATGGAGCGCTCGCCGCCCGACGGGCCGCTGAACGCGTCGGGGGCGCTGGCGGGAgaggcggcgggcggggcgcgcgGCTTCTCCGCCGCCTGGACCGCGGTGCTGGCCGCGctcatggcgctgctcatcgtgGCCACGGTGCTGGGCAACGCGCTGGTCATGCTCGCCTTCGTGGCTGACTCGAGCCTCCGCACCCAGAACAACTTCTTTCTGCTCAACCTCGCCATCTCCGACTTTCTCGTGG GAGCCTTCTGCATCCCGCTCTACGTGCCCTATGTGCTGACAGGCCGCTGGCCCTTTGGCCGGGGCCTCTGCAAGCTGTGGCTGGTAGTGGACTACCTGCTCTGCACCTCCTCCGTCTTCAACATCGTGCTGATCAGCTATGATCGCTTCCTGTCAGTCACTCGTGCC GTCTCCTATCGGGCCCAGCAGGGCGACACGCGGCGGGCGGTGCAGAAAATGGTGCTGGTGTGGGTGCTGGCCTTCCTGCTGTACGGGCCGGCCATCCTGAGCTGGGAGTATCTGTCCGGTGGCAGCTCCATCCCCGAGGGCCACTGCTATGCCGAGTTCTTCTACAACTGGTACTTCCTCATCACGGCCTCCACCCTCGAGTTCTTCACACCCTTCCTCAGCGTCACCTTCTTTAACCTCAGCATCTACCTGAACATCCAGAGGCGTACCCGCGTCCGGCTGGACGGGGCCCGCGAGGCAGCCGGCCCGGAGCCCCCTCCCGaggcccagccctccccaccgCCGGCGGTgccaggctgctggggctgctggcaGAAGGGGCGTGGGGAGGCCCTGCCGCTGCACAGGTACGGGGTGGGGGTTGGCGAGGCGGCCCCTGGCGCCGAGGCTGGGGAGATGGCCCTCGGGGGTGGCAGCGGTGGGGGTGCCGCGGCCTCGCCCACCTCCAGCTCGGGCAGCTCCTCGCGAGGCACCGAGCGGCCACGCTCGCTCAAGAGGGGCTCCAAGCCCTCGGCGTCCTCAGCGTCGCTGGAGAAGCGCATGAAGATGGTGTCCCAGAGCATCACCCAGCGCTTCCGGCTGTCGAGGGACAAGAAGGTGGCCAAGTCACTGGCCGTCATTGTGAGCATCTTCGGGCTCTGCTGGGCCCCGTACACACTCCTCATGATCATCCGGGCCGCCTGCCATGGCCACTGCATCCCTGACTACTG GAAGAAGACAACACATCCGTGA
- the HRH3 gene encoding histamine H3 receptor isoform X4: MLQEGRRFSFICPFGAGKAEQSLEGAFCIPLYVPYVLTGRWPFGRGLCKLWLVVDYLLCTSSVFNIVLISYDRFLSVTRAVSYRAQQGDTRRAVQKMVLVWVLAFLLYGPAILSWEYLSGGSSIPEGHCYAEFFYNWYFLITASTLEFFTPFLSVTFFNLSIYLNIQRRTRVRLDGAREAAGPEPPPEAQPSPPPAVPGCWGCWQKGRGEALPLHRYGVGVGEAAPGAEAGEMALGGGSGGGAAASPTSSSGSSSRGTERPRSLKRGSKPSASSASLEKRMKMVSQSITQRFRLSRDKKVAKSLAVIVSIFGLCWAPYTLLMIIRAACHGHCIPDYWYETSFWLLWANSAVNPVLYPLCHYSFRRAFTKLLCPQKLKIQPHSSLEHCWKKKTTHP; this comes from the exons ATGCTGCAGGAGGGGAGGCGATTCTCCTTCATCTGCCCTTTTGGGGCTGGGAAGGCTGAACAGAGCCTGGAAG GAGCCTTCTGCATCCCGCTCTACGTGCCCTATGTGCTGACAGGCCGCTGGCCCTTTGGCCGGGGCCTCTGCAAGCTGTGGCTGGTAGTGGACTACCTGCTCTGCACCTCCTCCGTCTTCAACATCGTGCTGATCAGCTATGATCGCTTCCTGTCAGTCACTCGTGCC GTCTCCTATCGGGCCCAGCAGGGCGACACGCGGCGGGCGGTGCAGAAAATGGTGCTGGTGTGGGTGCTGGCCTTCCTGCTGTACGGGCCGGCCATCCTGAGCTGGGAGTATCTGTCCGGTGGCAGCTCCATCCCCGAGGGCCACTGCTATGCCGAGTTCTTCTACAACTGGTACTTCCTCATCACGGCCTCCACCCTCGAGTTCTTCACACCCTTCCTCAGCGTCACCTTCTTTAACCTCAGCATCTACCTGAACATCCAGAGGCGTACCCGCGTCCGGCTGGACGGGGCCCGCGAGGCAGCCGGCCCGGAGCCCCCTCCCGaggcccagccctccccaccgCCGGCGGTgccaggctgctggggctgctggcaGAAGGGGCGTGGGGAGGCCCTGCCGCTGCACAGGTACGGGGTGGGGGTTGGCGAGGCGGCCCCTGGCGCCGAGGCTGGGGAGATGGCCCTCGGGGGTGGCAGCGGTGGGGGTGCCGCGGCCTCGCCCACCTCCAGCTCGGGCAGCTCCTCGCGAGGCACCGAGCGGCCACGCTCGCTCAAGAGGGGCTCCAAGCCCTCGGCGTCCTCAGCGTCGCTGGAGAAGCGCATGAAGATGGTGTCCCAGAGCATCACCCAGCGCTTCCGGCTGTCGAGGGACAAGAAGGTGGCCAAGTCACTGGCCGTCATTGTGAGCATCTTCGGGCTCTGCTGGGCCCCGTACACACTCCTCATGATCATCCGGGCCGCCTGCCATGGCCACTGCATCCCTGACTACTGGTACGAGACGTCCTTCTGGCTGCTATGGGCCAACTCGGCCGTCAACCCTGTCCTCTACCCGCTGTGCCACTACAGCTTCCGCCGAGCTTTCACCAAGCTGCTCTGCCCCCAGAAGCTCAAGATCCAGCCCCACAGCTCTCTGGAGCACTGCTGGAA GAAGAAGACAACACATCCGTGA
- the HRH3 gene encoding histamine H3 receptor isoform X2 has product MERSPPDGPLNASGALAGEAAGGARGFSAAWTAVLAALMALLIVATVLGNALVMLAFVADSSLRTQNNFFLLNLAISDFLVGAFCIPLYVPYVLTGRWPFGRGLCKLWLVVDYLLCTSSVFNIVLISYDRFLSVTRAVSYRAQQGDTRRAVQKMVLVWVLAFLLYGPAILSWEYLSGGSSIPEGHCYAEFFYNWYFLITASTLEFFTPFLSVTFFNLSIYLNIQRRTRVRLDGAREAAGPEPPPEAQPSPPPAVPGCWGCWQKGRGEALPLHRYGVGVGEAAPGAEAGEMALGGGSGGGAAASPTSSSGSSSRGTERPRSLKRGSKPSASSASLEKRMKMVSQSITQRFRLSRDKKVAKSLAVIVSIFGLCWAPYTLLMIIRAACHGHCIPDYWYETSFWLLWANSAVNPVLYPLCHYSFRRAFTKLLCPQKLKIQPHSSLEHCWK; this is encoded by the exons ATGGAGCGCTCGCCGCCCGACGGGCCGCTGAACGCGTCGGGGGCGCTGGCGGGAgaggcggcgggcggggcgcgcgGCTTCTCCGCCGCCTGGACCGCGGTGCTGGCCGCGctcatggcgctgctcatcgtgGCCACGGTGCTGGGCAACGCGCTGGTCATGCTCGCCTTCGTGGCTGACTCGAGCCTCCGCACCCAGAACAACTTCTTTCTGCTCAACCTCGCCATCTCCGACTTTCTCGTGG GAGCCTTCTGCATCCCGCTCTACGTGCCCTATGTGCTGACAGGCCGCTGGCCCTTTGGCCGGGGCCTCTGCAAGCTGTGGCTGGTAGTGGACTACCTGCTCTGCACCTCCTCCGTCTTCAACATCGTGCTGATCAGCTATGATCGCTTCCTGTCAGTCACTCGTGCC GTCTCCTATCGGGCCCAGCAGGGCGACACGCGGCGGGCGGTGCAGAAAATGGTGCTGGTGTGGGTGCTGGCCTTCCTGCTGTACGGGCCGGCCATCCTGAGCTGGGAGTATCTGTCCGGTGGCAGCTCCATCCCCGAGGGCCACTGCTATGCCGAGTTCTTCTACAACTGGTACTTCCTCATCACGGCCTCCACCCTCGAGTTCTTCACACCCTTCCTCAGCGTCACCTTCTTTAACCTCAGCATCTACCTGAACATCCAGAGGCGTACCCGCGTCCGGCTGGACGGGGCCCGCGAGGCAGCCGGCCCGGAGCCCCCTCCCGaggcccagccctccccaccgCCGGCGGTgccaggctgctggggctgctggcaGAAGGGGCGTGGGGAGGCCCTGCCGCTGCACAGGTACGGGGTGGGGGTTGGCGAGGCGGCCCCTGGCGCCGAGGCTGGGGAGATGGCCCTCGGGGGTGGCAGCGGTGGGGGTGCCGCGGCCTCGCCCACCTCCAGCTCGGGCAGCTCCTCGCGAGGCACCGAGCGGCCACGCTCGCTCAAGAGGGGCTCCAAGCCCTCGGCGTCCTCAGCGTCGCTGGAGAAGCGCATGAAGATGGTGTCCCAGAGCATCACCCAGCGCTTCCGGCTGTCGAGGGACAAGAAGGTGGCCAAGTCACTGGCCGTCATTGTGAGCATCTTCGGGCTCTGCTGGGCCCCGTACACACTCCTCATGATCATCCGGGCCGCCTGCCATGGCCACTGCATCCCTGACTACTGGTACGAGACGTCCTTCTGGCTGCTATGGGCCAACTCGGCCGTCAACCCTGTCCTCTACCCGCTGTGCCACTACAGCTTCCGCCGAGCTTTCACCAAGCTGCTCTGCCCCCAGAAGCTCAAGATCCAGCCCCACAGCTCTCTGGAGCACTGCTGGAAGTGA